A stretch of the Papaver somniferum cultivar HN1 chromosome 6, ASM357369v1, whole genome shotgun sequence genome encodes the following:
- the LOC113288501 gene encoding uncharacterized protein LOC113288501 — translation MSTTREGDEHNHEPQEARLQRIESSNIAGIELMLSKLVDSLAHNQRQMLETQAQSQQHLLELLTTNFNKGLEEVLRQQNKALANSIGEKKVKADEKKQKTTETAAVPYIVEEYEDLFYAAYYGEWEDAKKYFEAHPDSIKKAITSESDTALHVAVKFTEWEFVEEIVKFVSRDVLEIKEKSGLTALHMAAALGNVEAAQSMVKKNRKLIKLRDNDGNIPLETAISNVSDGQNKTVEYLYTETLKYYPSLFSGPQGAKLLCCAIEASFFDVAISIVEQFPDLAMEKIEKREMYVLESIVCRPFSFLSGTKLSWWQRFVYSLIRVDMRSPYDKLDSEEDKENPPENQESTIRDEENLLESSEGLMIRDEDNHLENSQLPITDEENPLDSLDGQIGNEENENDETESDKLSVVSSVVSSIKSSASNKGMLKKFISGHIMPFYTKVPLVKRLYSEKLMHKQAVILVQKMLEQIDENTATITEVIDFLNKTCVVDTAIKYGITEFIVECLSIFPFAGDETMIQIAIAERNEKILNLILETSEDQKDDLLSKIDENGNSILHYVAKIAPSYQLNSVSGAVLQMQRETQWYKGIESMVHPILKHTRNVNGDTAQFVFIEEHKKLVATGEKWMKETSGSCMVVATLIATVAFAAAFTVPGGNISDPDNPRNGVPIFLTKNTFAMFALADAVALFSSITSVIMFLAIMSSRYAEEDFLKSLPQKLIIGLANLFLSMASILVAFGAAFTLVLRHRYSWAPIPIAVFGFISVFLFASLEFPLFLEMVRLTYWPRVLKAKNRRPIFSEKEVRRTFKQNSIKRKAKKDN, via the exons ATGTCTACTACTAGGGAAGGTGATGAACATAATCATGAACCGCAGGAGGCGAGGCTGCAGAGAATTGAATCAAGTAATATTGCTGGTATTGAATTGATGCTTAGCAAACTTGTCGACTCTCTTGCTCATAACCAACGACAAATGCTAGAGACTCAAGCACAAAGCCAACAGCATTTGCTAGAGTTGTTAACAACAAACTTTAATAAAGGACTAGAGGAAGTACTGAGGCAACAAAACAAGGCATTAGCAAATTCAATTGGCGAAAAGAAAGTTAAAGCTGatgaaaagaagcaaaaaactaCTG AAACCGCTGCCGTTCCTTATATCGTGGAAGAATACGAGGATCTGTTTTACGCAGCATATTATGGTGAGTGGGAAGAcgctaaaaaatattttgaggctCATCCAGATTCAATCAAAAAAGCAATTACAAGTGAGTCAGATACAGCACTGCATGTAGCTGTGAAGTTTACAGAGTGGGAATTTGTGGAGGAGATTGTGAAATTCGTATCTCGAGATGTTcttgaaataaaggaaaaatcTGGTTTGACAGCACTTCACATGGCTGCCGCACTCGGAAATGTTGAAGCTGCTCAGTCTATGGTAAAGAAAAATCGCAAATTGATAAAACTACGCGATAATGACGGAAATATCCCACTTGAAACTGCAATTTCAAACGTCTCAGAtggacaaaataagactgttgagTATCTTTACACTGAAACTCTAAAGTACTACCCAAGTCTATTCTCCGGTCCTCAAGGTGCTAAGCTCTTGTGCTGCGCGATTGAGGCCAGTTTCTTCG ATGTGGCGATTTCGATTGTTGAACAGTTCCCAGATTTGGCCATGGAGAAAATTGAAAAAAGGGAGATGTACGTGCTAGAGTCGATCGTCTGCAGGCCATTTTCATTTCTTAGTGGAACCAAGTTATCATGGTGGCAACGCTTCGTCTACTCTT TGATTCGTGTTGACATGCGTTCACCATATGACAAGCTCGATTCGGAAGAAGACAAGGAGAATCCTCCGGAAAACCAAGAAAGCACCATTAGAGACGAAGAGAACCTTTTGGAGAGTTCAGAGGGCCTAATGATTAGAGATGAAGATAATCATTTAGAAAATTCCCAACTCCCCATAACAGACGAAGAAAATCCTTTGGATAGTTTAGATGGCCAGATAGGAAACGAAGAGAATGAAAATGACGAGACTGAGTCCGATAAACTGTCAGTTGTCTCAtcagtcgtctcctcaattaaGTCCTCAGCTAGTAACAAAGGAATGCTGAAAAAGTTCATCTCCGGACACATCATGCCTTTCTACACAAAAG TGCCTCTTGTGAAACGTCTGTACAGCGAAAAGTTGATGCACAAACAAGCCGTTATTTTGGTTCAAAAGATGCTAGAACAAATTGACGAGAATACAGCCACTATCACAGAAGTTattgattttcttaacaaaacatGCGTCGTAGACACGGCTATTAAATATGGGATCACTGAGTTTATTGTAGAGTGTCTGAGTATATTTCCTTTTGCGGGGGATGAAACAATGATACAAATAGCCATTGCAGAACGAAATGAAAAGATTTTGAATCTCATATTGGAAACCAGTGAAGATCAAAAAGATGATTTGCTCTCTAAAATAGATGAAAATGGTAACAGTATTCTACATTACGTTGCCAAAATCGCACCATCTTACCAACTCAATTCAGTATCTGGTGCTGTGCTACAAATGCAACGCGAAACACAGTGGTATAAG GGGATTGAAAGCATGGTACATCCAATCTTGAAACACACCAGAAATGTTAATGGGGATACAGCTCAATTTGTATTTATAGAGGAACACAAGAAGTTAGTAGCGACAGGAGAAAAATGGATGAAAGAGACGTCTGGATCTTGCATGGTGGTTGCGACCCTTATCGCTACTGTGGCGTTTGCAGCTGCTTTCACTGTCCCAGGAGGTAATATTAGTGATCCAGATAACCCTAGAAATGGCGTCCCGATTTTCTTGACCAAGAACACATTTGCAATGTTTGCGTTAGCAGACGCTGTAGCTCTATTCTCGTCAATCACCTCCGTTATTATGTTCTTAGCTATCATGAGCTCTCGTTATGCTGAAGAGGATTTCCTGAAGTCATTGCCACAGAAACTGATAATTGGTCTTGCAAATTTGTTCCTTTCTATGGCCAGCATACTGGTAGCTTTTGGTGCAGCATTCACCCTTGTTCTTAGACACCGATATTCATGGGCTCCAATTCCAATAGCggtttttggttttatttctGTCTTCTTATTTGCTTCTCTGGAGTTTCCTTTATTTCTTGAAATGGTACGTCTCACATATTGGCCTCGTGTCTTGAAAGCAAAGAACCGCCGGCCTATTTTTTCCGAAAAGGAGGTCCGACGAACTTTCAAGCAAAACAGCATTAAGCGAAAGGCCAAAAAAGACAATTAA